The Apium graveolens cultivar Ventura chromosome 10, ASM990537v1, whole genome shotgun sequence nucleotide sequence aacactttaTAAAAAATTAACAGTGTAGGAATCAAGAAACTAGGGTTCTTGATGTTCATACGTATCAAAACAATTTTGAATGTGTTAGTGATATCCAAATTTAAAGTTCAAGTAGTCAAATTAAAGTTTGAATCACCAGCAACACTCATATGATACCAATTTTCACAAACTAGGTCCGATTCAAAATTTCATAAAATTTAGGTCCCTAAATTCGACCAGGAACCCAAAATTTAGGGCCCAATTTATGAAATTTTGAATCGGGTATAGTGTGTGAAAATTGGTGTCATACGAGTGTTGCTGATAATTCAAATTTCAATTTGACTAATAGAACTTTAAATTTGAATATCACTAACACATTCAAAATTTCTCTGATCCGTGTGAACTCTAAGAACACTAATTTTATGATTCTAACGTCCTTAAAATCTTTTTAACGGAAGGACTTAGATGAAAAAATGAAAAAGTTAAGTGATTTGAATTACATAATCTTTAGTTCAGGGACCTAGACAATAAAACGCTAATAGTTCTCGGACCTATAATTTGATTTTCCCTAAAATCAGATCATCCTAGCAACTTTCAATTAATTAGATTTTAAAAAAGTTAACAACTTTCAACTTAATTATATTATTAAGGAAAAATTAATTCAAAAGTTTCTCGACTGTATCTCTTTTATTGTCTAGGTCCCTAATCTATCTTTTAATATATTGTGATTTCTAAACATTTCAAAAATCTTATTTACATTCTTCCGTTTAATTTTGACTAATGTTCGTTAGTTAACTAATGTTCTACAACTTCTTGAATTTAGGGGTTTTGATTCGTTGATGAATTGATGAAATTGAGGGTGTCAAAAATTTTACAAGGTCGAACGGATCAATATAGGTTTCGATTGTGGAGTATGGTCGGAATGGTTATTTTGACTGAAAAATGGTCGTGGTCCGTCTACCATTCTGGCCATCCTACACCCTCAAAACCTGTATAGATTTCTTCAGTTTGACCTCCCGAAACTTCTTATATCCACAATTTCATCATTTTGAATAAAAAACTCTCAATTCAAAAAGTTAAAAATCCTACGTTAGTCCAATTCTAATGAATGGACTctaatttaatttcaaaaaaattatagtACGCAAATATTAAGGACATTAACAAAAAATGGCATGTACAAAAAATGACATATAGTTAAAAAGATATGAATTAATTAGGGTGATAATTAAAAATACCTATTTTTGGGGTGAAATTCCTCAAAACACCCATTTTCAAAATACATGGCTGAAAATACTGTTTTGGTTACGAATTTCTTAACTGGGTAAGTGTAATACGAGAATCGGGTATGTAAGAAAATTACTAAAAATAGGTATTTGTAGTTTGAGTATTATCATTGAGATACATATTTGCCAAATGCGTATGTTAAAAAATAAGTTGGATGCccattaattattatttttaacatttttttaattaattatctCTATTGTTAATTTAAATTACTTAAATCACACAACATACGGTATCAATTAATTATCTTAATTTAAATTACATAAATCACACAGCATTTGCGCGATTTTGTTCGGAACCGGACAAAAAATCTTATAAACCTAATACCCGACATAAGCCCTAATATTTCAAACTCAACTAGTCTCGCTCGTCTCGCCCAAATATAATTTATGGCGGAAGTGGACCAAAACGACGACGCTCGAAGCGAGACGAGCGATTACACATCTGAAGACGAAGGAACTGAAGATTACAAAAAAGGCGGCTATCACGCAGTTCAAATCGGCGACACATTCAAACATGCTCGATATGTTGTGCAAAGCAAGCTTGGATGGGGCCATTTCTCCACTGTTTGGCTCTCTTGGGATACTCACAAATCTGTATGTATCTATATGTAGATACATACAAAATTACTTTTATTGTAGATGTGCCGAGAAATCAAAATATTGTAGTACTTTTCTTGTGCTATTGGAGTTAATACCATATGTTAAACATTATCACGACTCACATGCTCTCTTTAACACTATCCCGGGGGCATAAGGACTCATCAACACTAACGGGGGTTATTGTCGCCGATCTCTTCATGTAATTTATTTTGAAGTAAGTACCATATTCTCTATCCACACACCTCACTAGAGATGTGTTGAAGTCTCCCTTGTAGAGAACCTTGTCATAAATAACATAAAAGGTCATTTATTACTTGACATTTCAGATTTCCATCCTATTTTGAGGTAGAATCCCCATTTTGACATAGTTCCGGATATGGTCATCAGGCCCCGAAATCGCTATTTTCATGGTGAATTCATCAGACACGCTAACCTTGACTTGAAATTTCAAGGAAAATAATTCCAAGTAGCATGGCCTCGCTTTAATAGCCCAACTTTGCCAATGCATCTTCCCCTTGATTTTAATCCCTTGGGATATGCTCCAACCTACCTTCATTGAAGAACTTGACGAGCATTTCACAACAAATAGGAGGAGTCACTAACATGAAGTCGTTGTAGAAATTGAGATCAACCACCTTCATCTCCAGAGCTAGCTTGTGGATGTTGATAAGAACCTCATTAACCTATAGGGCCCATCAGGGGATCATTTGGTACGTTCTCGAGGGGTTACACTCCTCATAGGGTCGTTATGAGTGCCTTAGAGTCATCCTTAGAATGGGGCGGGAACTCAAGCATATAGTTGGCCAATGTTTGACCCTTCAAAGTGCCTTGAGGCTAATATGTCCCATCAAAGTGCCCTAACTCCACAATTTACTTAGGGGGGCTATGTGTACCTTTTTGAGAAGCATCTTCACACTCACGTCGCATTAACGCTACTTCGGGTATAAGAGCTTATCATCACTCAATTCAAGTCTTCTTAATGGTTCAAGTGTGGTAGGTTTCCCACATCTTCTTCTAAATTCTGCCATTGATGAAGGTCGGAACTCCTTGTAAGAAAGTAATGTTAGTGCACCTGTTAGAGTGGTGAGCTCGAATTCCTTGAAGAGCTGAGCCTGAATCCCTTAAATTGGTGAGCCTGAATCCTTTGGAGAGGTGAGTCTGAATCCCTTAGAAAAAGAAGAGCCTGAATTCCTTAGAGCAGTGAGCCTGATTTCTGCTGGTGAAGAGAGTCTGAATCCAGAGCGAGATGAGAAGAGTCCAAATCACTGCTAGAGAAGTGGGGCTGATCCCTACTAAAAAGGAGAGCCCGGACCTTTTGAGAGGTGAGCCTAGATCTCTACTAGAGAGGTGTGCCTAACCCCTTAGTGATGTGAGTCCGAATCTCTGAGAAAAAAGAGAGCTTGAATTCTTCTAGAGAGGTGACCCCAATTCTGGTAATGAGAAAAGTATAAATCCCTAAAAAAGAGAGGAGAGCCTGAATTCTGTTGGTATATCATCACTATTAAACTTCATAACATATAAATTGCAACAACTCCCTTGGGCTACAATATTATTTTTTCATAGAGGGATGGGACGCTAGTTCTCCTCTCTTCTACTTAGGGTGTCATGTTCTCATATTTTCCTAAAATTTCTATcacaaaaaataaaatattattttagaacaCTGCTGCTAAACgcaataattcaaaatatttaagTTTTTAATAATTTGCTCTAAATTATTTGCCTTAAATAAAAAGAATAAGTAAAAATTGAACCAAATTCATTTCCCAATAATTAACCAAACAAAGAAACCCTAATATTTCAAACTCACAGCAACACTAATTCACTTAACTAATTCAAAGCTCGTCTCGCTCGAAATAAATGGCAGAAGTGGACCAAAACGACGACGCTCAAAGCGAGACGAGCGATTACACATCTGAAGACGAAGGAACTGAAGATTACAAAAAAGGCGGCTATCACGCAGTTCAAATCGGCGACACATTCAAACATGCTCGATATGTTGTGCAAAGCAAGCTTGGATGGGGCCATTTCTCCACTGTTTGGCTCTCTTGGGATACTCACAAATCTGTATGTATAATTTTTGTTATCTTTCAGTGTGTTTGTGTGTTGATTTTGGTTTTCAAAGATTGTGAATTGATGCTGttttagttaaattattttaCAAAATTGTTTGTTTCAGCTGAATTAGTTGATTTTTTATCGAATGAGTTTCGATATGGTGACTAATATATTACTGTAGTAATCATGTTTTAAATTCTAATGTAGGATCACGGCATTGCGAATGCTATTTTGTGATTAACTTATTCAACATATTAATAGTCAATGATCACACTCTACTTTTGTTTATGAATACTGTGGCAAAGGTGATTCGGTTCTGATCAGCATATACAATTATTGACATATTGTCTTGAACCGACTTGTGTTCAGTAAGGGAAATTTTGCCCTTGCTCAAAACTTTTAAGTCTTAAAGTAAACCCTGAATTAGAGAATGTATTTGTAAATTTTAATGTTAGTTTGGAATCCAATCATGCTAAATTAGGAAGATTGAAGCATCTTCTGCCTTATGCAAACTTTTATTTTTCGCTGCCTTTAGTTATATATTACAGATATTGGTTTCTTGTTCTCCCTCTTTTTATAGAGGCATTGTTTCTTATTTAGTTTTTAAATGAAATGAGCTATTTTACATACAACACTAGATATGCGATAATTCTATTGTACTTGGGTAATTGAAACAAATAATTGATTTAACAATGACCTTGCCCCCTTTTTTTGGTATAGAGATATGTAGCCTTGAAAATTCAAAAAAGTGCCCAGCACTACGCCGAGGCAGCAATGGACGAAATTAAGATTTTGAAGCAGATTGCTGAGGAAGACCCAGATGACAAAACGTCAGTTGTGAAACTTTTGGATCACTTTAAACATTTGGGGCCAAATGGGCAGCATGTTTGCATGGTTTTTGAGTACTTGGGTGATAATCTTTTGTCACTAATTAAATACTCTGACTATCGGGGGATTCCTCTTACTAAGGTTAAAGAAATATGTTCCCACATATTAGGAGGGTTGGATTACTTACATCGCAAACTTTCGATTATACATACTGATTTGAAGCCAGAAAATGTGTTACTTCTGTCAATGATTGATCCAGATAGGGATCCAACAAAGTCAGGTGTGCCTCTCATCATGCCATCGAAGAAGGATAAGATTGTGCCAGGGTCTGGAGCTTGTAGAGAGGTAAGGAGCTACAATAGTGATTTGACCAAGAACCAGAAAAAGAAAATCCGTAAAAAGGCCAAGAAAGCATCTCAAAATTGTATGGAGGAAGAACAACCAGCAGAGACTGAGCCAGATAATGAAGCAGCCATCACTGAAGTTTCCCATCACGATGAGAAATCAAATATCGACTCTATTGAAGAGAAATCTACGAGAGATAGGTCAACAATTACAGGAAGTAATAGGAATTCTCAACAAAGAAACCAAAGTCATAGAAGAGGTAGCCGCTCTGCAAGACGAAAGCTATCATCTGAGGTTGACACTAGGTGCAAATTAGTTGATTTTGGTAATGCCTGTTGGACATATAAACAGTTTACAGGTGATATTCAGACTCGGCAATACAGGTGTCCAGAGGTTCTTTTAGGATCAAAGTACTCTACTTCAGCTGATCTATGGTCATTTGCATGTATATGCTTTGAACTGGCCACTGGTGATGTCCTCTTTGATCCGCACAGTGGGGACAATTATGACCGAGATGAGGTTTGTGCAAGCTTCTAAATCTATGAACTTTATTTACGTTGATGTTAGAATGTTATGCtttgatatttaaatatttatatatattttaataattggTTATATTGACTAAATCTTTAGGATAATAGATTATGTTTAGAAGTGATTTAGATTTGAATGTTTTTGAATTATTGTTATATTATTTTTAGGAGATAAGATGAGTTTGTTATGTATTGGCCTATAAAATATCACAgatgattataataaaaatatgcCTTCACGTTATGTTTTCTTCTTCTTAACAATGTAGACACCTACACACCTATAACCCTaaatatacacatatacacacacctATAAAAAGTTAACATGGTATCCGAGCTTTTTTCTTTAGGGACCTGTGAAACACCATAACTCATATCTTCACCATTACACATTTCCATGACTCTTACACACACCATAACACAACACATAACCATAACACATGGCCATGACCTATAACCATAACCCACAACTGTAACACATGACTGAGAATTCTAAAATCATAACCCAAAACTATAACACAAAATCATATCACAACTATAACACATGACTGAGAAGTCTAAAATCATAACATATAATGCCATACAAAAATATAATCTAAAATCACATTCATGAAAATGAATGGAGACAACTACAATCCGGAGGAGCAGAAATATAATCCAGTAGGAGCACAAGAACACGGAATAcaaaaaagaaaataaagatGTCCAAGAAATGAAAGGCTACAACACACGAGGAGCATGAAGATTATTATTTGTTTTGACGAAAATTAAATATCAAAGCAAGGAGTGTTAGAAATTTATGCTttgatatataaatataaatatatattaataattggTTATATTGACTAAATCTTTAGGATAATAGATTATGTTTAGAATTATTTTAGATTTGAATGCTTTTGAATTATGGTTGTATTATTTTTAGGAGATAAGATGAGTTTGTTATGTCTTGGCCTATATAAGGTCACAAATGATTATAATACAAATATGCCTTCACGTTATGTTTTATTCTTCTTCACAATGTAGACACCTACACACCTATAACCTTaaatatacacatatacacacacctATAAAAAGTTAACAGTTGATAATTTCCTGTTTTACCTGTTACGTGTAAATTAAATGATTCAATGATTGCAACTTGTGTGTACAAGGAGTCGTAAATATGTCGCTCTTTCAACTCCCAGAATAAAATTTACTATAGTTAATAGCCACTTTCTCCTTCCCCAACCTCCCTTCTCCGCCACACCAAGGTGAGATTTGTGCAGTGTTGACAAGGGGGATCTATGTAGGGCTAGCAGTGGTCAGTTGACAACTGTTGACTTCAAGACCTTTTTATTCTAATATAGTGTAGAATCAATGCAAATTAAAACAAAGTTGTGATGGTGATTGACCCTTGTCATACATTTAAAATGTGTTGGTAAATAACCTTAATTGACAGGAGGCAAATAGTGAACCAAATTAGCTTGATCTCCTGAAAAAATTTACACCCTGAATTGTATAGCGGGAAATTATAAtgtttgtttcagaaataattatGCATTATCCCTTCATTCTAAAACAAAAAGTTGCTTCTCTTTCTGACCTAGATGGATTACTTTTTAGTAAATGATGTATTTAAATGTATCGGTGGTATGTATGTAGTTGCATATCTTTCATCTGCTATATGTTAAGTTAACATTCGTTCTTGAGTCTGCACATCTTGATGAGTTTGATGGGGGGAGCAGGTGAAATAAGGGTTTTGGGGATATATTTAAAGATCAGGTTGTAAGAGAAAACTAAACTTAAATTTACATTGTAATCATAATTGTCTGAAATAATCACATGCTGAagtatttatttatattaaacaTAGACCGCCTTCCGAAACCATATCAAATTCTAAAAGAAAAAAAAGATGAATAGAGATTATTTCCGAAGTTACATATATTTTTCCCAAATCTTCACACATATTATCTGTCCTACATTAGAGTTTCCGTCAGGTTTCCAAACACTTATCTTTATACAGTAGTTGCTTTTTAGTGCCCAGTTCTGGAAAGCAGGAGTGCAGCACTTAGGTGCTGCACTGCGCACCGGGTGAGGACTGGTGCGGCGGTGCGCGGGGTTGCGGCGTCATACGAACGGGGTGCGCCACCCGGCGTATCACAGTATTACCTGACTGGAATTCGTGGGAGTGCGGGAGAGGGGGTGCGGGAGGGCTAATAATGGTCATTTTTCAGTTACCGTAAAACAACGAAAACCAACCCTAAATCAAACCAACAACTTATAGAGACATACATCGGGATGGAGAGAGAGAGATCTGTTCTTCTCCAGTCAGTTGTGTTCAATCGATGCGTCAAATGTGTTGATGTGCTGATACGTGTGTGTATATGCGTGACTGCGTGTGTGT carries:
- the LOC141690326 gene encoding uncharacterized protein LOC141690326 isoform X1, which produces MAEVDQNDDAQSETSDYTSEDEGTEDYKKGGYHAVQIGDTFKHARYVVQSKLGWGHFSTVWLSWDTHKSRYVALKIQKSAQHYAEAAMDEIKILKQIAEEDPDDKTSVVKLLDHFKHLGPNGQHVCMVFEYLGDNLLSLIKYSDYRGIPLTKVKEICSHILGGLDYLHRKLSIIHTDLKPENVLLLSMIDPDRDPTKSGVPLIMPSKKDKIVPGSGACREVRSYNSDLTKNQKKKIRKKAKKASQNCMEEEQPAETEPDNEAAITEVSHHDEKSNIDSIEEKSTRDRSTITGSNRNSQQRNQSHRRGSRSARRKLSSEVDTRCKLVDFGNACWTYKQFTGDIQTRQYRCPEVLLGSKYSTSADLWSFACICFELATGDVLFDPHSGDNYDRDEDHLALMMELLGMMPRKIALGGRYSRDFFNRYGDLKHIRRLRFWPLNKVLMDKYEFSEQDAKDLADFLVPILDFVPEKRPTAAQCLSHPWFSSEPCSLEQTVAGIPPEATNKIMSEKKRENDEREAMEVAVGNIVIDGAPKASESFKTKIDQVF
- the LOC141690326 gene encoding uncharacterized protein LOC141690326 isoform X2, translated to MAEVDQNDDARSETSDYTSEDEGTEDYKKGGYHAVQIGDTFKHARYVVQSKLGWGHFSTVWLSWDTHKSRYVALKIQKSAQHYAEAAMDEIKILKQIAEEDPDDKTSVVKLLDHFKHLGPNGQHVCMVFEYLGDNLLSLIKYSDYRGIPLTKVKEICSHILGGLDYLHRKLSIIHTDLKPENVLLLSMIDPDRDPTKSGVPLIMPSKKDKIVPGSGACREVRSYNSDLTKNQKKKIRKKAKKASQNCMEEEQPAETEPDNEAAITEVSHHDEKSNIDSIEEKSTRDRSTITGSNRNSQQRNQSHRRGSRSARRKLSSEVDTRCKLVDFGNACWTYKQFTGDIQTRQYRCPEVLLGSKYSTSADLWSFACICFELATGDVLFDPHSGDNYDRDEDHLALMMELLGMMPRKIALGGRYSRDFFNRYGDLKHIRRLRFWPLNKVLMDKYEFSEQDAKDLADFLVPILDFVPEKRPTAAQCLSHPWFSSEPCSLEQTVAGIPPEATNKIMSEKKRENDEREAMEVAVGNIVIDGAPKASESFKTKIDQVF